From one Conexivisphaerales archaeon genomic stretch:
- a CDS encoding aquaporin gives MSYISLRKRMLAEGIGTFILTFVGAGSAVAAYALTASAAISALIAALANGIALSLAVSATMNVSGGNINPAVSLALYVARKISLKTAVAYIVSQIAGAVIAALFLKTSLPAIYGIPVAWGTPQISTSISLLQAILIEMILTFILVFVVFGTAVDEHAPKIAGFGIGLAVTVDALVGGPFTGAAMNPAREIGPALVSGVLVNWYIYWIGDFAGSILAAVVYDYFFLRN, from the coding sequence ATGTCATATATTTCTCTTAGAAAGAGGATGTTAGCAGAAGGAATCGGTACTTTTATTCTAACCTTTGTCGGTGCTGGCTCTGCTGTCGCAGCTTATGCTCTGACGGCTTCTGCTGCTATATCAGCTCTAATAGCTGCTTTAGCAAATGGTATTGCTCTTTCTTTGGCTGTCTCGGCAACTATGAATGTTTCTGGTGGTAATATTAATCCAGCTGTTTCTCTGGCCTTGTATGTAGCAAGAAAAATATCATTAAAGACAGCTGTAGCTTATATTGTTTCTCAAATAGCTGGTGCTGTGATAGCGGCTCTTTTTTTGAAAACCTCCCTTCCGGCTATCTATGGAATACCTGTTGCCTGGGGAACCCCACAAATTAGTACTTCTATTTCATTACTTCAAGCAATATTAATAGAAATGATACTGACCTTTATTCTTGTGTTTGTAGTATTTGGTACAGCTGTAGATGAACATGCACCCAAAATTGCTGGTTTTGGTATTGGATTAGCAGTTACGGTTGACGCTCTTGTGGGTGGACCATTTACTGGAGCTGCTATGAATCCCGCCAGAGAAATAGGACCTGCCTTAGTCTCGGGTGTGTTAGTGAACTGGTATATTTATTGGATAGGTGATTTTGCTGGAAGTATTCTGGCTGCTGTTGTATATGATTATTTCTTTCTGCGTAACTAG